The following are encoded together in the Tripterygium wilfordii isolate XIE 37 chromosome 3, ASM1340144v1, whole genome shotgun sequence genome:
- the LOC119995395 gene encoding prosaposin-like isoform X2: MGVRVGLLFLLVLGVTWTCDARTVVTFKPNKVVYDISGNQKHESRIRALEVSRTDRVCTLCEEFTTEAIGYLSENKTQTEVLDMLHKACSRASSFKEQCLILVDYYAPLFFLEVSSIQPGDFCMKVNLCEQIALISPKIHEDTCGICQRAVSEVLIKLKDPDTQLEIIEQLLKACNSMNSFTTKCKKMVFEYGPIILANAEQFLETTDES; this comes from the exons ATGGGAGTGAGAGTTGGACTTctatttcttttggttttgggAGTTACTTGGACTTGTGATGCTAGAACAGTGGTGACCTTCAAGCCAAATAAAGTGGTCTATGATATCTCAG GCAATCAGAAGCATGAAAGCAGAATTAGAGCCTTGGAAGTTTCCCGGACTGACAGAGTGTGCACATTATGCGAGGAGTTTACTACAGAGGCAATTGGTTACCTCTCTGAAAACAAAACCCAGACAGAAGTATTGGACATGCTTCACAAAGCATGCTCACGAGCATCTTCGTTCAAGGAACAG TGCTTGATTTTGGTGGACTATTATGCTCCTTTGTTCTTCCTAGAAGTTTCCTCCATACAGCCAGGAGATTTCTGTATGAAGGTCAATCTCTGTGAGCAAATTGCACTTATTTCTCCTAAAATACATGAAGATACATGTGGAATATGCCAACGTGCTGTATCAGAAGTGTTGATCAAGTTGAAAGATCCTGACACACAG CTGGAGATTATTGAGCAGCTTTTGAAGGCATGTAATTCCATGAACAGCTTCACTACGAAG TGTAAGAAGATGGTCTTTGAGTATGGGCCCATTATCCTTGCCAACGCAGAGCAGTTTCTTGAAACTACAGAT GAAAGTTGA
- the LOC119995395 gene encoding prosaposin-like isoform X1, translating into MGVRVGLLFLLVLGVTWTCDARTVVTFKPNKVVYDISGNQKHESRIRALEVSRTDRVCTLCEEFTTEAIGYLSENKTQTEVLDMLHKACSRASSFKEQCLILVDYYAPLFFLEVSSIQPGDFCMKVNLCEQIALISPKIHEDTCGICQRAVSEVLIKLKDPDTQLEIIEQLLKACNSMNSFTTKCKKMVFEYGPIILANAEQFLETTDVCTILQACKSHTETARQSLLSVGVPLLADS; encoded by the exons ATGGGAGTGAGAGTTGGACTTctatttcttttggttttgggAGTTACTTGGACTTGTGATGCTAGAACAGTGGTGACCTTCAAGCCAAATAAAGTGGTCTATGATATCTCAG GCAATCAGAAGCATGAAAGCAGAATTAGAGCCTTGGAAGTTTCCCGGACTGACAGAGTGTGCACATTATGCGAGGAGTTTACTACAGAGGCAATTGGTTACCTCTCTGAAAACAAAACCCAGACAGAAGTATTGGACATGCTTCACAAAGCATGCTCACGAGCATCTTCGTTCAAGGAACAG TGCTTGATTTTGGTGGACTATTATGCTCCTTTGTTCTTCCTAGAAGTTTCCTCCATACAGCCAGGAGATTTCTGTATGAAGGTCAATCTCTGTGAGCAAATTGCACTTATTTCTCCTAAAATACATGAAGATACATGTGGAATATGCCAACGTGCTGTATCAGAAGTGTTGATCAAGTTGAAAGATCCTGACACACAG CTGGAGATTATTGAGCAGCTTTTGAAGGCATGTAATTCCATGAACAGCTTCACTACGAAG TGTAAGAAGATGGTCTTTGAGTATGGGCCCATTATCCTTGCCAACGCAGAGCAGTTTCTTGAAACTACAGATGTATGCACCATCTTGCAGGCCTGCAAATCACACACTGAAACAGCAAGACAATCATTACTGTCGGTAGGTGTACCATTGCTGGCCGATTCATAA